A genomic window from Glaciihabitans sp. INWT7 includes:
- the hemQ gene encoding hydrogen peroxide-dependent heme synthase: protein MSTTPTPNGHPLGEPATTEDHTTTGYTLWAVFRRDGGAPAGDDVASVSSAVAEVEAAGVTVRGFYDVSSLRADADLMIWLHGGTPETLQWALRELRRSTLLRTLLPTWNAMGVHVDAEFSASHRPAFMRDKEPEAWLTVYPFVRSYEWYILPEEERRGMLADHGRKGGAYPQVLANTVASFALGDYEWILALEAPQLVDLVDLMRHLRQTEARRHVREEVPFYTGRRIAVSEIAEVLR, encoded by the coding sequence ATGAGCACCACCCCGACCCCGAACGGGCATCCCCTCGGCGAGCCTGCGACCACCGAAGACCACACCACGACGGGCTACACCCTCTGGGCGGTCTTCCGCCGGGACGGCGGGGCGCCGGCCGGTGACGACGTCGCGTCCGTGTCCAGCGCGGTCGCCGAGGTGGAAGCAGCAGGAGTCACCGTGCGTGGGTTCTACGACGTCTCGAGTCTCCGCGCCGACGCCGATTTGATGATCTGGCTCCACGGTGGCACACCCGAGACCCTGCAGTGGGCGCTGCGCGAACTTCGTCGCAGCACCTTGCTGCGCACCCTGCTTCCCACCTGGAACGCGATGGGCGTGCACGTCGACGCCGAGTTCTCGGCCAGCCACCGGCCCGCGTTCATGCGGGACAAGGAGCCGGAAGCCTGGCTCACGGTCTACCCCTTCGTGCGCTCCTACGAGTGGTACATCCTGCCAGAGGAGGAACGCCGCGGGATGCTGGCCGACCACGGACGCAAGGGCGGCGCCTACCCGCAGGTGCTCGCCAACACCGTGGCATCCTTCGCCCTCGGCGACTACGAGTGGATCCTGGCGCTCGAAGCGCCTCAGCTCGTCGACCTCGTCGATCTGATGCGTCACCTCCGCCAGACCGAGGCGCGGCGCCACGTGCGCGAAGAGGTGCCGTTCTACACGGGACGTCGCATCGCCGTCTCCGAGATCGCAGAGGTGCTGCGATGA
- a CDS encoding ferrochelatase has translation MSITNGELAGELVRGATDAAKHGPKHVTEPTAYDAILLASFGGPEGQDDVIPFLRNVTRGRGIPDERLEEVAHHYRAFDGISPINQQNRELKAALEAELERRGIDLPVLWGNRNWAPFIRDAVAEANERGFTKLIAIGTSAYSSYSSCRQYREDYAAALTDTGLDGVIQIDKVRQFFDHPGFVTPFIDGLRTGLAEVAAAGIPLSETHVLFSTHSIPSTDAAKSGPSFRGFGEGGAYEAQHRAVAEVVIAAQDGNGPEAAVPAATAERVAHSAVEWSLVFQSRSGPPTQPWLEPDINDAIRDLAAAGIRAVVIVPLGFVSDHMEVKWDLDTEAMETSNELGVLAIRVPTPGIHAAYVSGLIDLVLERRDGVPAAERPSLTALGPWYDVCRSGCCENVRLGFKPALAGQTP, from the coding sequence ATGAGCATCACCAATGGTGAGCTGGCCGGTGAGCTCGTTCGAGGAGCCACGGATGCGGCGAAGCACGGCCCGAAGCACGTGACCGAACCGACCGCCTATGACGCCATTTTGCTCGCGAGCTTCGGCGGTCCGGAAGGCCAGGACGACGTGATCCCGTTCCTGCGCAACGTGACCCGCGGTCGGGGCATCCCCGATGAACGTCTCGAAGAAGTTGCGCACCACTATCGCGCGTTCGACGGCATCAGCCCGATCAACCAACAGAACCGCGAGCTCAAGGCCGCACTCGAGGCGGAACTCGAGCGCCGCGGTATCGACCTCCCGGTGCTGTGGGGCAATCGCAACTGGGCCCCGTTCATCCGCGATGCGGTCGCCGAGGCGAACGAGCGAGGCTTCACGAAGCTCATCGCCATCGGCACGAGCGCCTACAGCTCGTATTCCAGCTGCCGCCAGTACCGCGAGGACTACGCGGCTGCACTCACCGACACCGGTCTCGACGGCGTGATCCAGATCGACAAGGTTCGCCAGTTCTTCGACCACCCCGGGTTCGTCACACCCTTCATCGATGGGTTGCGCACCGGTCTCGCCGAAGTCGCAGCAGCCGGCATCCCGCTCAGCGAGACCCATGTGCTGTTCTCCACCCATTCGATTCCGTCGACGGATGCCGCGAAGAGCGGCCCCTCGTTCCGCGGGTTCGGCGAAGGCGGCGCCTATGAGGCGCAGCACCGGGCGGTCGCGGAGGTCGTGATCGCGGCCCAGGACGGGAACGGCCCTGAAGCGGCAGTTCCCGCTGCGACCGCAGAGCGAGTCGCTCATTCGGCGGTGGAGTGGAGCCTCGTGTTCCAGTCGCGCAGTGGACCCCCCACCCAACCCTGGCTCGAGCCCGACATCAACGATGCCATCCGTGATCTCGCGGCGGCCGGAATCCGCGCGGTCGTGATCGTGCCCCTCGGGTTCGTGAGCGACCACATGGAAGTGAAGTGGGATCTCGACACCGAGGCGATGGAGACCTCGAACGAGCTCGGCGTGCTCGCCATCCGTGTGCCGACGCCGGGTATCCACGCGGCTTACGTCTCCGGGCTCATCGACCTCGTGCTCGAGCGCCGCGACGGTGTGCCGGCGGCGGAGCGACCCTCCCTCACCGCACTCGGTCCCTGGTACGACGTGTGCCGGTCGGGCTGCTGCGAGAATGTGCGCCTCGGATTCAAGCCCGCCCTCGCGGGGCAGACTCCGTGA